The genomic window TCACCGGTCGGAAGCTATACTCGGCCCGCCTGGTCTGGGCCACCGTCTGGCTCGGCAACGCGGCGGCGCTGCTGCGCGTCGTACCCCTCTTCCTCCCAGCCGGCCGGCTGACTATGACCCTGCTCGGCCTGGCCGGGCTGCTCGGCCTGGTGGCCGTCGCCTGCCTGGGCTGGAACCTCTGGCGAACGGTCCGTGGGCCGGCCGGGGCCGGAGGGGATGCCGGGGCCGAGCGTGCACCCCGCTGTGCGCGTGCGCGCTCCCGATCCGGTGGCACGTCCCGGGAGTTGCAGGAATGAGAGCATGACCGCGCGCCCGACGGTCGTCCATCACGACCGTGCTGCTGCACGACGCCTTCTGGTACGGCGGAGCGGTCTCCTCCGTGTGCCTGGGCTTCGTGTGCTCGACGGTGCTCGGGCACGCGTCGACGCTCGCGGCTGGCCGTGCGAGTGACGCGATCAGCGGAGGCGAGCGCGGGCGATCTGCTCGCCGGTGTTGCTGCCCGGCTCGGCCGTCAACTCCAGGTGGGTCACCCACTTCACGCCCATGAAGCACTGTGCGCCAGACAGCACCAGGCGCCAGGGGGCGCCGTGTTCGAGCCGCAGCGGCTCACCGTTGAGCCAGTCGGCGAGCAGGCCATGCGCTGCCTGGTCGAGCGGGACGGGTACGGTGTACTCGCCCGAGCGGACGCGCACGTAGCGCGCGTTCGGCAGGGGGGCGGCGAGCGCCAGAACCGCCGACAGCCGCACGCCCTGCCAGCGCAGCCCGGGCACCGACCAGCCCTCCTCGCAGGCAAAGGGCTCGGCCAGGTCGGCGCGGGCCAGCGCGGCCAGGTCGGCGGGCGTCAGCGTGCGCGGCTGGGCCACGAGGCCGTCGATCTGGAGCGTGGGTTGCGCCACCTGCTCTGCCGCCGCCGGGGGCACTGGAAACACAGGGAGCCGTTCGCGGGTCTCCATCGTGACCTCCTGCTGTTGTGCCGTGCTCACCTGGCCCCGGCTGACGTGCACTCCGCCGCCAGCCCAACCCGCGCGCCGACCAGGCAGTGCGTGGTTCGGCGGATGAGGTGTTCCGCGCTCGTGCAAGACGTCGCCAGAGGATGGCGTCAGGCTGGGCGGCCGAAACCGTCGACGCGGGAATGGTACCACGGGCGGTCGGCTGCTATCCGTTGGTGGGGCAAGTGGTGGGCAAGCCGACGGGCGGTCCGATGCTCGCGGCGTGAGGCGATAGGGTGGTAGACGTCCCTGCCTGCGCGGCCGGCGTCCCATTCTTGCGTGCGCTCCCGGACGATGCACTGGCGGAGCTGGGACGGTCGATGCGCCATCGCCACGTGGCGAGCGGTCAGGCGCTGGCCCTGGCCGGTGAGCCGGTCGAGCACCTGATCGTCGTGGCTCAGGGGCGGCTCCGACTGGCGCAGGCAACGCCTGGCGGGCGCGAGCAAGTTCTGCGCACGCTCGGACCCGGCGAGTTTCTGGGAGAGCTGGCGCTGTTCTCGCCGGTCGTGCACGAAGGCGATCTGACGGCGATTGAGCCATCCGACGTGTGTCTCGTCAGCCGTCAGGCCGTTCAGGATCTGATGCGGCAGCATCCTGAGGTCGCCGTGCGGCTCGTGGAGACGCTCGCGCGCCGCCTGATCCAGGCCGAGCGCGCCATCGCCGATCTCGGGCTGCATGATGTCGGTCAGCGGCTGGCCGGAGAGCTCCTGCGGGAAGCGGCGAGCGGCGGACCGGTGCGCGAGGGGACACGCGTTCGAGTCACGGTTCCGTGGCTCGAGATCGCCATGCGCATCGGCACGACGCCTGAGACGCTGAGCCGTCGGCTTCGCGCCCTGGAGACAGCCGGCATCGTCCGTCAAGAACGCGCTCGGACGGTGGTCATCCTTGATCCCGTGCGTCTGCACGAGCTGGCCGACGGCTGACCTGCCGTTCCGTCGGCTGTCCTCTCACGCCGCACTGGAACTTGACGCACGTCAAGGCGCACGGTCATACGACCGCCGGACAATGGTGGCGAACCATGCTCGACAGGAGGCTGTGATGGATGAGAGCGCTGAGGAGCGGTACCAGGTCAGGCTGGAGACCACGGTCGGCGAGGCGTTGTTCGTGGTTCTCGGCGCGGCGGACATCTTCGAGCGGCACGGCTGCGCGCCGACGATCGAGTGTACCGAGGAGCATCACGCCGAGTACATGCTCGGCGACCTCGAGCTTGTCTGTCATATCGACGACAGCGTAGCGCTCGTCGCCGACCTCAACGCGGAGCTCGACGCGGAAGAAGCTGCCCGCGAGGCCGCGGCAACGGCAGCGTGAGCGCGCACGGCGCACCAGTCTGAGGCCCGAAAGCAGGTGTCCCGCTACGCGCCGCTCTGGACGTGAGCCGAGATCGAAAGAAGAACTCCTGACCAGGGGCTTTCAGCCCTGACCGGGAGTGACGGTGGCGAGGGGGAGATTCGAACTCCCGACCAAGGGCTTATGAGTCCCGGTCCGAACCTCCGGCCCCTTGCGATTGCCGGTGGTCTCCTCTGGTAGCGTGTGGTCCGATTGCGGTCGTGGGTGGTCCCTTCTGGCCAATATCGGATGCCGTTCCCCCACTGGTTCCCCCACCTCTACCAGGAGTAAGTGGCGTCCAATTCCCCATCGAGACTGAATTGCTCAGCGTCTTCTGGACGGCGGCGTGATGGTGATCCAGTCACTGGCTAGAGCCACTCGCAGCCTTGATGCGCGCGTTGATGAACGGGGAGAAGTGGCCCTGGTACCGCGCCTGCAGCTCCGGGAGTCGCCAATCTCGGCCAGTGTGCGTCCGCCGGCACAGTGGGGAGCCGCAGTTGCATTCCCACGGCCTCACATAGGCCTCGTCGGCCTCCCACATGACGTAGTCGCCGGTCAGCTCCTCTCCTGGCCGGATGTCGCGCCGGGCGACCAGGGTCACCTCGTCCTGCATCCAGCAGTTCGGGTCGCACGAATGGTTCATGAAATCCCCGAGATCGTCCCGCTCGCGATCGTACTGGCCCACCGGGCTCCCCAGATAGCGCCCCTCGCCGATCGCGACCGTACTGCGCTCAGCGGCATTTCCAGCATCCACCTCGGCCTGAGTAAAGACCACCCCACCCCAGATCACGACGATCTCGCCCGCCCGGATAAATGAGCAGGAAAACATGCCTCGCCCGCCGATCGGGGAAGCGCGGATCTCGATGCGCGGATCGATCCATTCGTGCGAGCGGTATGCCGTTCGTACTTGATCAGCCATCGGCAAACGACTCCCGCATCCGCATGTCGAACAGGTTTGGCGTGTATTGCCCAGACTGGCGCGACCGGTGGGTCACTTGGCATGAACGAAGCCATTGGTCGAGCGCAGTAGGTGGGCGGCGGACCAAACGACGAGTGCAGGCACCGGCTTGTTTGGCGGCGCGGACTGCCCTCTCGCCTCGCGCCATGTTCACAGACACGATGGGCGCCCCGCGTCGTGCCACCGGCCGGTTCAAGAACGACCACGCTCGATCGAATGCCTCGGCGCTGGAGGCGCGTGACGCGGCATGCGCAGTTGACGGCGGCGTGGTTTCCTCCGGCCAGACGCCGACAAGCTCCGCGTCCCCAAGCGCGTCCTCCAGAAGCCGTCGCTGTGCCCAGGTGAGGGCGCCGCGAATCGTGCGTTCTCCGCCCGGCCGCCACTCCTGTCCCAACAATGCGAGCGCCTGCGGTAACGGTAGGTGACCCCACTTGCGCGCCAGCCGATCGGACTCGCGCTCTTCGGATGGGCGTAGCACCGCGATGGGCTCGGCCCGCCACGTGGCGAGCCATTCTCCGAGCGTCGCTCCGGAAGCGTCGGACGGTAGCGCCTGGAGGGACGGCGCAGGGAGCGCACTACGCCGAACTCGGGGTGGCCGTGATGGGGGTATGCCGTCCATGTGGGTCGGCTCTCCTAACCGTGGGCGAATCTTGCCGATGGGCTAGCGCAACCCGCCACGTCCGGGGCAACATTGCTTTTCGGGGACCAGCCATCTCTTGTGGGATCCGCTCTCAGCGGGCATCCTGATTCGGCGAACCTGGAATAGACAAGCATTCCCATCGCCTCATCGGGAGTCGGGGGAGGGATGCCGCCAGAATTCAGGGGCTCTCCAGCATGCTTAAAGCCAGAGCAACTCGGCATCATCCAGGATCAATTCGGTCTGCCTACCGTCGATGACCTCCACAGGCTCCCAGTCGTTGTCTCCGTGGTACAACGTCGCGGCAGCGTCGCCGCGGTCGTAGACGAACACAAGTTGTTCGCCATGACGATTCTCGAAGTAGCCTACATAGCGACCAGAACGGGTCTCCACCTCTGGTCCGCATTGTTTGTGGTGGTTCGGCACGCGGAGCAGTTCGTCAGCGCCTGCCATGTCAGACCCCCTATGGAAAAACTGGCGACATCCGGCTCATGACTATAGCACAATTGTTCTACGGCATGATCCGAGCACTCGCCGGCCCCATTCGCGCACCAGCCATCCCGCCCATCCGCCTGGCTCTTACGATTCGTCCTCTACGGGATGCGCAGATCGCTGTGCGTCGATGGATTGCAGAAAGACGTCGATCACCGCTGCGGCGTCCTGCCTGTGGCGTGCATCCATGTCGCGCCGGCCCGGATCGGCCAGGAAGCG from Chloroflexota bacterium includes these protein-coding regions:
- a CDS encoding molybdopterin-dependent oxidoreductase, with product METRERLPVFPVPPAAAEQVAQPTLQIDGLVAQPRTLTPADLAALARADLAEPFACEEGWSVPGLRWQGVRLSAVLALAAPLPNARYVRVRSGEYTVPVPLDQAAHGLLADWLNGEPLRLEHGAPWRLVLSGAQCFMGVKWVTHLELTAEPGSNTGEQIARARLR
- a CDS encoding Crp/Fnr family transcriptional regulator, producing the protein MVDVPACAAGVPFLRALPDDALAELGRSMRHRHVASGQALALAGEPVEHLIVVAQGRLRLAQATPGGREQVLRTLGPGEFLGELALFSPVVHEGDLTAIEPSDVCLVSRQAVQDLMRQHPEVAVRLVETLARRLIQAERAIADLGLHDVGQRLAGELLREAASGGPVREGTRVRVTVPWLEIAMRIGTTPETLSRRLRALETAGIVRQERARTVVILDPVRLHELADG
- a CDS encoding SET domain-containing protein, translated to MADQVRTAYRSHEWIDPRIEIRASPIGGRGMFSCSFIRAGEIVVIWGGVVFTQAEVDAGNAAERSTVAIGEGRYLGSPVGQYDRERDDLGDFMNHSCDPNCWMQDEVTLVARRDIRPGEELTGDYVMWEADEAYVRPWECNCGSPLCRRTHTGRDWRLPELQARYQGHFSPFINARIKAASGSSQ